One Mus musculus strain C57BL/6J chromosome X, GRCm38.p6 C57BL/6J DNA window includes the following coding sequences:
- the Gm6760 gene encoding predicted gene 6760 has protein sequence MEEQPTQSNTLEKNEGEGPVQRQNKRDEKKEKIIRRVKEVLAQSPNKDKNATVVIVICYRGKKKRNPSQLEKNEGTQDHSSSPNNTQ, from the exons ATGGAAGAACAGCCTACACAAAGCAATACCTTGGAAAAGAATGAAGGAGAAGGGCCTGTTCAGCGTCAGAACAAGCGAGATGAGAAG AAGGAGAAGATAATCAGGAGAGTGAAAGAAGTCCTCGCTCAGAGCCCGAACAAGGACAAGAATGCAACGGTGGTGATCGTTATTTGCTATAGgggcaagaagaaaagaaaccctaGTCAGCTGGAAAAGAATGAAGGGACTCAGGACCATTCTAGCAGTCCAAATAACACCCAGTGA